A region of Maribacter algicola DNA encodes the following proteins:
- a CDS encoding MlaE family ABC transporter permease, with amino-acid sequence MGYVAKPVFNASKMVSRIKNFFIQIGELSYFAGRFFKETFTLPFEFKELLRQCYHMGNRSLVLVVMTNFIIGLVLTLQSRPTMIQFGAVSMMPNMVGISIVREIGPVITALICAGRIASGIGAELGSMRVTEQIDAMEVSGTNPFKYLVVTRILATTLMIPLLVIFGDLIALYGSALVENLKGQVSFQLYFNTVFDALSFGDLVPATVKSFFFGFVIGLVGCYKGYYCKKGTAGVGVAANTAVVMASLLLFVVDFIAVFVSDVFYEL; translated from the coding sequence ATGGGTTACGTTGCAAAACCGGTATTTAACGCTTCAAAAATGGTCAGTAGGATAAAGAATTTCTTCATCCAAATAGGAGAACTATCCTATTTTGCAGGCCGCTTTTTCAAAGAGACATTTACACTTCCTTTCGAATTCAAGGAACTGTTACGCCAATGTTACCATATGGGAAATAGGTCCTTGGTATTGGTTGTTATGACCAACTTCATTATTGGTTTAGTGTTAACACTCCAATCAAGGCCTACCATGATTCAATTCGGGGCCGTATCAATGATGCCCAATATGGTAGGTATTTCCATAGTAAGGGAAATTGGCCCTGTCATAACGGCTTTGATCTGTGCAGGCAGGATCGCTTCAGGTATTGGGGCCGAATTGGGATCTATGCGGGTAACGGAGCAAATTGATGCCATGGAGGTATCTGGAACCAATCCATTCAAATATTTGGTCGTGACACGAATTTTGGCTACGACGCTAATGATTCCGCTTCTGGTCATTTTTGGAGATTTGATTGCACTATATGGTTCCGCCTTGGTTGAGAATTTGAAGGGACAAGTATCTTTTCAACTATATTTTAATACGGTTTTTGATGCCTTGAGTTTTGGAGATTTGGTCCCAGCAACGGTAAAATCCTTTTTTTTCGGTTTTGTTATTGGTTTGGTAGGCTGCTATAAGGGATATTATTGCAAAAAAGGCACGGCCGGTGTTGGTGTAGCGGCCAACACGGCAGTAGTAATGGCATCCCTCTTATTGTTCGTTGTGGATTTTATTGCAGTTTTCGTTTCCGATGTTTTTTATGAACTCTAA
- a CDS encoding LOG family protein, giving the protein MKQKSKIDSNSFYLSEERTFLDGPRSRFKEFWFTLKVQYHFIRAFRKLHFIGPCVTVFGSARFEEDNIYYKQAVEVGKALSEMGFAVMTGGGPGIMEAANKGAYLNNGFSIGCNIILPFEQKPNPYLHKWINIPYFFVRKFLLLKYSYAFVVMPGGIGTLDELFEALTLIQTKMIHHFPVVIFGKAYHKELYHHIQTMAKNESISKEDMNLLFLTDSVEEMTQHLKEYAVKRFGLVKKPMETRWWFGETRPKRT; this is encoded by the coding sequence ATGAAACAGAAGTCAAAAATTGATTCCAATTCTTTCTACTTAAGTGAGGAGCGTACTTTTTTAGATGGTCCAAGGAGTAGATTCAAAGAATTTTGGTTTACACTAAAGGTTCAATATCACTTCATCAGGGCTTTTCGTAAATTACACTTTATAGGACCTTGTGTTACAGTATTTGGTTCTGCAAGGTTCGAGGAGGATAATATCTATTATAAACAAGCGGTGGAGGTTGGTAAGGCATTATCAGAAATGGGTTTTGCAGTGATGACAGGTGGCGGGCCAGGAATCATGGAGGCCGCTAACAAGGGGGCCTATCTCAATAATGGTTTTTCCATTGGTTGTAATATTATATTGCCATTTGAGCAAAAACCTAATCCTTATTTACATAAATGGATCAATATTCCTTATTTCTTCGTACGTAAGTTTTTGTTATTGAAATATTCCTATGCATTTGTGGTTATGCCAGGGGGTATTGGCACTTTAGATGAACTCTTTGAGGCATTGACGCTGATTCAAACAAAAATGATACACCATTTCCCAGTGGTAATTTTTGGAAAGGCATACCATAAGGAATTATATCACCATATTCAGACCATGGCGAAAAATGAAAGTATTTCGAAGGAGGATATGAATCTATTGTTTCTTACTGATTCTGTGGAGGAAATGACGCAACACCTTAAGGAATATGCCGTAAAGAGATTCGGACTTGTTAAAAAGCCTATGGAAACTAGGTGGTGGTTTGGGGAGACCCGTCCTAAACGAACATGA
- a CDS encoding L,D-transpeptidase: MVRFVYFGIWSLLLILTSCNAKNSYALEKRQMERIISNTGGDDIKQPIMVQINRNVTIREYFDYIDSLVIRYDSLLSYPLSEHIIVRNNPWIIDTLANTDYYRMISRDSFVYDQRQLTVLPKGSKLHIPDSIKAEQILGQIAKTEIDVNIPEFKLRIFQDSVLLYSFPVRVGQNKERYLKFGDRITDLRTKTGIGTIVDHVRHPEFYNPVNGKQFYVTKRDDGKTTIMPQIPWIETEINGIRNGQMIHPTTNPETLGKAYSNGCIGTREADAWIIYYYSPIGTKLRIRYDLKTYEEGRVVAVFKDIYDKNN, from the coding sequence ATGGTTAGATTCGTGTACTTTGGTATTTGGTCCCTATTATTGATTTTGACGTCATGTAACGCAAAAAACTCCTATGCGTTAGAGAAAAGGCAGATGGAAAGGATTATTTCAAATACCGGTGGAGATGATATCAAACAGCCAATAATGGTGCAAATAAACAGAAATGTCACCATAAGGGAGTACTTTGATTACATTGATTCATTGGTAATTCGTTATGATTCTTTATTATCTTATCCATTATCAGAACATATTATTGTTAGGAATAATCCATGGATAATTGACACTTTGGCCAATACGGATTATTACAGGATGATTTCCCGTGATTCCTTTGTTTATGACCAACGACAATTGACCGTACTGCCAAAAGGAAGTAAGCTTCATATTCCGGATTCGATTAAAGCCGAACAAATACTAGGGCAAATTGCAAAAACTGAAATCGATGTTAATATTCCTGAATTTAAATTAAGGATATTCCAAGATTCTGTATTGTTATATTCATTTCCCGTTCGAGTAGGGCAAAACAAGGAACGTTACTTGAAATTTGGAGACCGTATTACTGATTTGCGCACCAAAACTGGTATTGGGACCATAGTTGATCATGTTAGGCACCCTGAGTTCTATAATCCGGTAAACGGCAAACAGTTTTATGTTACCAAACGTGATGATGGAAAAACGACCATCATGCCTCAAATTCCTTGGATAGAAACAGAAATCAATGGGATAAGAAATGGACAAATGATACATCCGACTACCAATCCTGAAACGTTAGGAAAGGCCTATTCTAATGGATGTATTGGTACAAGGGAAGCAGATGCGTGGATAATTTATTATTACTCGCCCATTGGAACAAAGCTAAGGATTCGCTATGATTTAAAAACGTACGAAGAAGGTAGGGTAGTGGCCGTATTTAAGGATATTTACGATAAGAATAATTAA